A single region of the Ziziphus jujuba cultivar Dongzao chromosome 10, ASM3175591v1 genome encodes:
- the LOC132799718 gene encoding vignain-like, which yields MSWYHKRPDINWRNAEWMTGVRDQGNTKACWAVAVCDLVEMLHNRQNPDNRLQSPLSAQELIDNYPGSGHVEWAFDYIKTNGIACEADYPWKGEISEKNENIVSLEPVVKYDNGGTNESGHAMVIVGQGQNEYYEKYWHVKNTWGEGWGDEGYARLAKSVSDPNRAYYPIYYPLIHED from the exons ATGTCTTGGTATCATAAAAGACCTGATATTAATTGGAGGAACGCAGAGTGGATGACTGGAGTTAGAGACCAAGGCAACACTA AAGCATGTTGGGCTGTTGCTGTTTGCGATCTTGTGGAGATGTTGCACAACAGGCAAAATCCTGATAATCGCTTGCAATCCCCTTTATCAGCACAAGAGCTGATAGACAACTATCCAGGCAGTGGTCATGTCGAGTGGGcatttgattatataaaaacaaatgggATTGCATGTGAAGCTGATTATCCTTGGAAAGGAGAAATCTCTGAGAAAAATGAG AACATTGTCAGTCTTGAGCCCgtggtaaaatatgataatggtGGTACTAATGAAAGTGGTCATGCGATGGTGATAGTTGGACAGGGACAGAATGAGTACTATGAAAAATACTGGCATGTTAAAAATACTTGGGGTGAAGGTTGGGGTGATGAGGGTTACGCAAGACTGGCAAAGAGTGTCTCAGACCCTAACAGAGCCTACTATCCCATCTACTATCCCTTGATCCATGAAGACTGA